A single Dreissena polymorpha isolate Duluth1 chromosome 14, UMN_Dpol_1.0, whole genome shotgun sequence DNA region contains:
- the LOC127859076 gene encoding gastric inhibitory polypeptide receptor-like, translating to MDGLDERRLLCEARIQEPPPADGVYCNATWDHLLCWDYTPTMTVASQKCPYDVRGLRGGAIATRRCESDGSWFRHSIYNASGGWTNYSACLDIAPSQPDHRDHVVRIQLMSNIGYAISLVALVFALVIMLVSKRLRSKSNILHMNLFLAFILRATVHFLNLLLVDQPYLELESDLDTKVTSSANPQEPTWDCKLVTALAVYTLSASMTWILVEGLYLQILIYKTLFTSRHGTRMYVCLGWLLPLLIFIPWILIKVYVKDSPNTQSLFDRCWVTRNDSPYMWIVRGPIAFTVLINFIFFTNTLRVLCTSENIGRHVTSNKHQLRKTAKFVLVLIPLFGVVYMYSVPCRPTSAPTSQ from the exons ATGGACGGGTTGGATGAGAGGCGGTTGCTCTGCGAGGCGAGGATTCAAGAACCGCCCCCTGCAGACG GCGTGTACTGCAATGCCACGTGGGACCATTTGCTTTGCTGGGATTATACTCCCACAATGACAGTAGCGTCACAGAAGTGCCCGTATGACGTGCGTGGCTTGCGTGGCGGAG CAATAGCGACGCGGCGCTGCGAGTCTGATGGGAGTTGGTTTCGCCACTCAATATACAACGCTTCTGGCGGGTGGACCAACTACTCAGCATGTTTAGATATAGCCCCTAGTCAACCG GATCATCGCGATCACGTGGTTCGGATCCAGCTGATGTCCAACATCGGATACGCCATATCCTTGGTAGCGCTTGTTTTCGCGCTTGTCATCATGTTGGTGTCCAA GCGACTGCGCTCTAAGAGCAATATCCTGCACATGAACCTGTTCCTCGCGTTTATCCTGCGGGCCACGGTGCACTTCCTGAACCTCCTGCTGGTCGACCAGCCGTACTTGGAGCTCGAGTCTGACCTTGACACCAAGGTGACGAGCAGTGCCAACCCACAAGAACCG acCTGGGATTGCAAACTAGTTACTGCCCTGGCCGTATACACGCTGTCCGCCTCCATGACGTGGATCCTGGTGGAGGGACTTTACCTTCAGATCTTGATCTACAAGACGCTCTTCACATCGCGGCACGGTACCCGGATGTACGTGTGTCTCGGATGGC TTCTACCGTTGTTGATTTTCATTCCGTGGATTCTAATCAAAGTATACGTGAAAGACAGTCCAAACACACA GAGCCTGTTCGACCGTTGCTGGGTGACACGGAATGACAGCCCGTATATGTGGATTGTCCGAGGACCTATAGCCTTCACAGTTCTG ATCAACTTTATCTTCTTCACGAACACATTGCGAGTTCTATGCACGAGCGAAAACATAGGTCGTCACGTGACCAGCAACAAACACCAGCTGAG AAAGACCGCCAAGTTCGTGCTGGTGTTGATACCGCTGTTCGGCGTCGTGTACATGTATTCAGTGCCGTGCCGCCCAACATCAGCTCCGACCTCTCAATAG